One part of the Onychomys torridus chromosome 13, mOncTor1.1, whole genome shotgun sequence genome encodes these proteins:
- the Ier3ip1 gene encoding immediate early response 3-interacting protein 1: MAFTLYSLLQAALLCVNAIAVLHEERFLKNIGWGTDQGIGGFGEEPGIKSQLMNLIRSVRTVMRVPLIIVNSITIVLLLLFG, encoded by the exons ATGGCCTTCACGCTGTACTCCCTGCTGCAGGCGGCCCTGCTGTGCGTGAACGCCATCGCCGTGCTGCACGAGGAGCGCTTCCTCAAGAACA TTGGCTGGGGAACAGACCAGGGAATTGGCGGATTCGGAGAGGAGCCAGGGATTAAATCTCAGCTAATGAACCTTATTCGATCTGTAAGAACCGTGATGAGAG tgCCACTGATAATAGTAAACTCAATTACTATTGTATTGCTTTTGTTATTTGGCTGA